From one bacterium genomic stretch:
- a CDS encoding 5'/3'-nucleotidase SurE, giving the protein MQILVTNDDGYLASGLRTLVRAASRLGTVHVVAPDREQSATSHSLTLHYPLRVRTTEDGMRVVDGTPTDCVMLAVGDILGQRPDVVLSGVNHGANLGDDVLYSGTVAAAMEATILGIPAVAISYAGRDVERIPEWEDVLVRLLEQLIVRDDFPPETLLNVNLPPVGPDRVAGVRVTTLGRRAYVESLTRAKDPSGREYYWIGGGESRWWGGPDSDFRAVHSGYVSVTPLHLDLTNYRLLEGIARWDLKV; this is encoded by the coding sequence ATGCAGATCCTCGTCACGAACGACGACGGTTACCTCGCCAGCGGCTTGAGGACGCTGGTCCGGGCGGCGTCCCGGCTCGGGACCGTCCACGTCGTTGCGCCGGATCGCGAGCAGAGCGCCACCAGCCACTCGCTCACGCTGCACTATCCGCTGCGCGTTCGGACCACGGAGGACGGGATGCGCGTGGTCGACGGCACGCCGACGGACTGTGTGATGCTGGCCGTGGGCGACATCCTGGGGCAGCGGCCGGACGTGGTGTTGTCCGGTGTGAACCACGGCGCGAACCTCGGCGACGACGTCCTGTATTCGGGCACCGTCGCCGCGGCCATGGAGGCGACGATCCTGGGCATCCCGGCCGTGGCGATCTCGTACGCGGGCCGCGATGTCGAACGGATCCCCGAGTGGGAGGATGTGCTCGTGCGGCTCCTGGAGCAGTTGATCGTCCGGGACGACTTTCCGCCCGAGACGCTGCTCAACGTCAACCTCCCGCCGGTCGGGCCGGACCGGGTCGCGGGTGTGCGCGTCACCACGCTCGGGCGTCGCGCTTACGTCGAATCGCTCACCCGCGCCAAGGACCCGAGCGGCCGGGAATACTACTGGATCGGTGGCGGCGAGAGCCGCTGGTGGGGCGGCCCGGACTCGGACTTCCGTGCGGTGCACTCGGGTTACGTGTCGGTGACGCCGTTGCACCTGGATCTCACGAACTACCGGCTCCTGGAAGGGATCGCGCGGTGGGACCTGAAGGTTTGA
- a CDS encoding protein-L-isoaspartate O-methyltransferase: protein MRFERQRRRLIEAIRERGIDELEVLAAFDRVPRHLFLPEAVRHRAYEDTPLPIGFGQTASQPSIQALYLQTLRLKPTDRVLEVGTGSGYQTALLAQLAGHVYSVERIRELSVRARAALDALRINNVALLVGDGTIGWPRYAPFDAILVAAGAPSVPTALLDQLAPGGRLLIPIGDRNEQRLTLFVRTERGLESQEITSCVFVPLIGRFGWAE from the coding sequence CTGCGTTTCGAGCGGCAGCGGCGGCGACTCATCGAGGCCATCCGCGAACGTGGCATCGACGAGCTCGAGGTGCTGGCCGCGTTCGACCGTGTCCCGCGTCACCTCTTCCTCCCGGAGGCGGTCCGACACCGCGCGTACGAGGATACGCCCCTGCCGATCGGTTTCGGCCAGACGGCGTCGCAGCCCTCGATCCAGGCGCTCTACCTCCAGACACTGCGCTTGAAGCCGACGGATCGCGTCTTGGAGGTGGGGACGGGCAGCGGCTACCAGACGGCGTTGTTGGCGCAGCTCGCCGGGCACGTCTACTCGGTGGAGCGGATCCGCGAGCTCTCGGTCCGTGCCCGCGCGGCGCTGGACGCGCTGCGGATCAACAACGTGGCGCTGTTGGTGGGCGACGGGACCATCGGCTGGCCGCGCTACGCGCCGTTCGACGCGATCCTCGTGGCTGCGGGCGCGCCGTCGGTCCCGACGGCGCTGCTCGATCAGCTCGCCCCCGGCGGCCGGCTGCTCATCCCCATCGGGGACCGGAACGAGCAACGGCTCACGCTCTTCGTCCGGACGGAGCGAGGGCTGGAGAGCCAGGAGATCACATCGTGCGTCTTCGTTCCGTTGATCGGGCGATTCGGGTGGGCCGAATGA